A single region of the Lotus japonicus ecotype B-129 chromosome 4, LjGifu_v1.2 genome encodes:
- the LOC130709903 gene encoding uncharacterized protein LOC130709903, which translates to MRILTYNIRGLGNSVKWRIIRELIIKEEVNFACFQETKLETIDVRLCKSLWGDDSFEWTFLPAINRGGGLLCVWDRSTFKLIQEHIGRGFICLRGEWGEDGLPCIFTNFYGSCTMHEKIQQWEELVTLKTSFPTYRWCILGDFNSVRSSEERRGSAADSDTYRRDTIEFNSFINNMELLDLPLVGKKFTWFRPNGLAVSRLDRALVSMEWLETWPNCFLQVMSRDISNHCPLILKISTHDWGPKPFRTLNGWLQDPRFKAYVEREWNELQIQGWGAFVLKEKLKALKTRLKIWNVTPHFSLLGYLLFYLNYYYAIW; encoded by the coding sequence ATGAGGATACTTACCTACAATATCAGAGGTTTGGGGAATAGTGTTAAGTGGAGAATTATCCGTGAGCTGATTATTAAGGAAGAGGTGAATTTCGCCTGCTTCCAAGAAACCAAGTTGGAGACCATTGATGTGAGGTTGTGCAAATCACTTTGGGGGGATGATTCATTTGAATGGACCTTTTTACCAGCAATTAACAGAGGTGGTGGCTTGCTTTGTGTGTGGGACAGAAGCACCTTCAAACTGATTCAGGAGCATATAGGCAGGGGATTTATTTGCTTACGAGGAGAATGGGGGGAAGATGGTTTGCCTTGTATTTTTACCAACTTCTATGGCTCTTGTACTATGCACGAGAAGATTCAACAATGGGAAGAACTTGTTACTCTAAAGACCAGCTTTCCAACTTACCGGTGGTGCATATTGGGGGACTTTAATTCTGTCCGTTCCTCTGAGGAGAGACGAGGCAGTGCAGCTGATTCAGATACTTACCGTAGAGATACAATCGAATTCAATAGCTTCATCAATAACATGGAACTATTGGATTTACCTTTGGTAGGGAAAAAGTTCACATGGTTTCGACCGAATGGACTTGCGGTGAGTAGGTTGGATAGAGCGCTTGTGTCGATGGAGTGGTTAGAGACTTGGCCAAATTGTTTTTTACAAGTCATGAGTAGAGATATCTCCAACCATTGCCCGCTAATTCTTAAGATCTCTACTCATGATTGGGGCCCCAAACCTTTCCGAACTCTCAACGGTTGGCTACAAGACCCAAGATTTAAAGCTTATGTTGAGAGGGAGTGGAATGAGCTACAAATTCAAGGGTGGGGGGCATTTGTTCTCAAGGAAAAATTAAAGGCCCTCAAAACTCGGCTGAAGATTTggaatgtaacaccccacttttcgttattaggttatttattattttatcttaattattattatgctatatggtaa